The following coding sequences lie in one Cloacibacillus sp. An23 genomic window:
- a CDS encoding isocitrate/isopropylmalate family dehydrogenase, with translation MAENILKVKEKKDRYDVTYMAGDDSGFDMMEGALLVLESLDLPINWHRADLGWCMWEKSNKKFGEDDPRCNTVPPETIKSIEETDATIMAAITSKAGVKGFKSAILQMRQLFDLYINIRPAKTLPGIGTPLAKNPDIDIVMFRENTEDLYAAVEFFPLPPEMFDLHKGMDRFREGKGEIAVSWRVFSTEGCERIIRAAFEYAKATGRKTVHCCNKANVIRQTDGMMKRIFLEIAKEYEQYGIKGIEENADATAMWLIKNPQDYSVIVASNVFGDILSDEASQLTGGLGFAPSGNIGKNAAIFEPSSGSVPKYAHQYKVNPSAMILTCKMMLEYLGLDDAAKKIEKALGEVLTENKPGTLTYDVLRDFRGDPDWEKNAASTIEMAAAIAQKINPEFTGEKLEAAKKKVHEMCAWDEKSLIGFDD, from the coding sequence ATGGCAGAGAACATTCTTAAGGTAAAAGAGAAGAAGGACCGCTACGACGTTACCTACATGGCGGGCGACGACTCCGGATTCGACATGATGGAGGGCGCGCTGCTCGTCCTCGAATCGCTCGACCTGCCCATCAACTGGCACCGCGCCGACCTCGGCTGGTGCATGTGGGAAAAGTCGAACAAGAAGTTCGGCGAAGACGACCCGCGCTGCAACACCGTTCCCCCGGAGACGATAAAGTCCATAGAAGAGACCGACGCGACTATAATGGCCGCCATCACCTCCAAGGCCGGAGTCAAGGGCTTCAAGTCCGCGATACTCCAGATGCGCCAGCTCTTCGACCTCTACATAAACATCCGCCCCGCCAAGACGCTGCCCGGCATCGGCACGCCGCTCGCGAAGAACCCGGACATCGACATTGTGATGTTCCGCGAGAACACCGAAGACCTCTACGCCGCCGTCGAATTTTTCCCGCTGCCGCCCGAGATGTTCGACCTGCACAAGGGCATGGACCGCTTCCGTGAAGGCAAGGGCGAGATAGCCGTCTCGTGGCGCGTCTTCTCGACCGAGGGCTGCGAGCGCATCATCCGCGCCGCGTTCGAGTACGCGAAGGCGACGGGACGCAAGACCGTCCACTGCTGCAACAAGGCCAACGTCATACGCCAGACCGACGGCATGATGAAGCGCATCTTCCTCGAGATAGCGAAGGAGTACGAGCAGTACGGCATCAAGGGAATCGAAGAGAACGCCGACGCGACCGCGATGTGGCTCATCAAGAACCCGCAGGACTACAGCGTCATCGTAGCCTCGAACGTCTTCGGCGACATACTCTCCGACGAAGCCTCGCAGCTCACGGGCGGCCTCGGCTTCGCGCCATCGGGCAACATCGGGAAGAATGCCGCGATATTCGAGCCGTCCAGCGGCTCCGTTCCGAAGTACGCGCACCAGTATAAGGTCAACCCGAGCGCGATGATCCTCACCTGCAAGATGATGCTCGAGTACCTCGGCCTCGACGACGCCGCGAAGAAGATAGAAAAGGCGCTCGGCGAAGTCCTCACAGAAAACAAGCCCGGCACGCTCACCTACGACGTGCTGCGCGACTTCCGCGGAGACCCGGACTGGGAGAAGAACGCCGCCTCGACCATCGAAATGGCGGCGGCGATAGCGCAGAAGATAAATCCCGAGTTCACCGGAGAAAAGCTCGAAGCGGCGAAGAAAAAGGTCCACGAGATGTGCGCGTGGGACGAAAAGTCGCTCATCGGCTTCGATGACTAG
- a CDS encoding citrate lyase acyl carrier protein — translation MKTSQAGTLESMDCLVTLEEAPSGAGVSIEITGASAARFKSAMEKKITETLAALEAKDLKVTVQDNGALDIVL, via the coding sequence ATGAAGACATCGCAGGCGGGGACGCTTGAATCGATGGACTGCCTCGTGACGCTCGAAGAAGCGCCGTCCGGCGCGGGCGTCTCGATAGAGATAACCGGGGCGAGCGCCGCGCGCTTCAAAAGCGCGATGGAAAAGAAGATAACGGAGACCCTCGCCGCGCTCGAGGCGAAGGATCTGAAGGTGACCGTACAGGACAACGGCGCGCTCGACATAGTGCT